A single region of the Blattabacterium sp. (Cryptocercus kyebangensis) genome encodes:
- the lepB gene encoding signal peptidase I: MFQYLFFSSIFLFFEHFIHVLGTWRLYKKLGINYYKSIIPIYNIILLLKIYRRSIWWLFLLFIPITSIFLFGILWTDLLKNFGKNEKQNIILFFLTLGGYIFYINYSKNIELSKIKESKKNTGSNILFAMILSFLTHTYIVQPFAIPTSSMEGTLLVGDFILVSKIHYGLRMPITPISIPFTHNTIFGKWKSYISIFQWPYLRFSPIQPIRRNDIVVFNFPKDSNHKVIDRKENYIKRCVGLPGDVISIKNGDLFVNHKKEKSYKKNILEKQQIYLLKTKNIPLNIEFLKENMDLEEVEMIVEKNDEYFYQIMLTEKKAIQIKNLFDNIVFIKKYILPINFQEDSIFPNNFGWNRDFFGPLLIPKKGDFIRLNSNNINIYYDIIVSEGNNIEKKYSYFFINNKKNNFYKIKRNYYFMMGDNRHNSSDSRYWGFVPEDHIVGKPIFIWMSIDWNRENPLNFLNWKFRWNRTMITIYGQNSYLSFFFIFSFIYFSYLLFYSLFYKK, translated from the coding sequence ATGTTCCAATATCTCTTTTTCAGTAGTATTTTTTTATTTTTTGAACATTTTATTCATGTTTTAGGTACATGGAGACTTTATAAAAAATTAGGAATAAATTATTATAAATCAATTATACCTATCTACAATATTATACTTCTTTTAAAAATTTATCGAAGATCTATTTGGTGGTTATTTCTTTTATTTATTCCAATAACAAGTATTTTTTTATTTGGAATTTTATGGACAGACTTACTTAAAAATTTTGGAAAGAATGAAAAACAAAATATTATTTTATTTTTTTTAACCCTAGGAGGATATATATTTTATATAAATTATTCTAAAAATATTGAACTATCAAAAATAAAAGAATCCAAAAAAAATACAGGGTCAAATATTTTATTTGCTATGATTCTTTCTTTCCTTACACATACTTATATAGTTCAACCTTTTGCCATACCTACTTCTTCTATGGAAGGGACTTTACTTGTAGGGGATTTTATATTAGTAAGTAAAATTCATTATGGATTGCGTATGCCAATTACACCCATATCTATTCCATTTACTCATAACACTATTTTTGGAAAATGGAAATCTTATATTTCTATTTTCCAATGGCCTTATTTACGTTTTTCTCCTATACAACCTATACGAAGAAACGATATTGTCGTTTTTAATTTCCCTAAAGATTCTAATCATAAAGTTATAGATAGAAAAGAAAATTATATTAAACGTTGTGTAGGGTTACCAGGTGATGTCATTTCTATAAAAAATGGGGATTTATTTGTCAATCATAAAAAAGAAAAATCCTACAAAAAAAATATTTTAGAAAAACAACAAATTTACCTTCTTAAAACGAAAAATATACCATTAAATATAGAATTTCTTAAAGAGAATATGGATCTTGAAGAGGTTGAAATGATAGTAGAAAAAAATGACGAATATTTTTATCAAATAATGTTAACAGAAAAAAAAGCAATTCAGATTAAAAATCTATTTGATAACATAGTTTTTATAAAAAAATATATTTTACCAATTAATTTTCAAGAAGATTCTATATTTCCAAATAATTTTGGTTGGAATAGAGATTTTTTTGGTCCATTATTGATTCCTAAAAAAGGAGATTTTATTAGATTAAATTCAAATAATATTAATATTTATTATGATATTATTGTTTCTGAAGGAAATAATATTGAAAAAAAATATTCTTATTTTTTCATTAATAATAAAAAAAATAATTTTTATAAAATAAAAAGAAACTATTATTTCATGATGGGGGATAACAGACATAATTCTTCCGATTCTCGTTATTGGGGATTTGTTCCAGAAGATCATATAGTGGGAAAACCTATATTTATATGGATGAGTATTGACTGGAATAGAGAAAATCCTTTAAATTTTCTTAATTGGAAATTTCGTTGGAATCGTACTATGATCACGATATATGGACAAAATTCTTATTTATCCTTTTTTTTTATATTTTCATTTATATATTTTTCCTATCTTTTATTCTATTCTCTGTTCTATAAAAAATAA
- the dapB gene encoding 4-hydroxy-tetrahydrodipicolinate reductase produces MNIAIIGYGKMGKAIEKIAKIRNHQISFFSNKSPCNISFKNTDVAVEFSRPDSAFKNIKICIENKIPIVCGTTGWLDKFNLVKDICKKKNGTFLYSSNFSIGMNIFYEINHKLSKLLFPYSINYEIKIEEIHHKKKIDRPSGTALFLAKNIINNKMKKTWVLDKKKTKDEILIVSKRFDKVPGIHRVLYQSKIENIEIEHKAHNREGFAIGAIIAAEWIQNKKGIFSMKEVLGI; encoded by the coding sequence ATGAATATAGCCATAATAGGATATGGAAAAATGGGAAAGGCTATAGAAAAAATAGCAAAAATTAGAAATCATCAAATTTCTTTTTTTTCTAATAAAAGTCCTTGCAATATTTCATTTAAAAATACAGATGTCGCAGTAGAATTTAGTCGTCCTGATTCAGCATTTAAGAATATAAAGATTTGTATAGAAAATAAGATTCCTATAGTGTGTGGAACTACAGGATGGTTAGATAAATTTAACCTTGTTAAAGATATATGTAAAAAAAAAAATGGAACTTTTTTATATTCTTCCAATTTTAGTATAGGGATGAATATTTTTTATGAGATCAATCATAAACTATCAAAATTACTATTTCCATATTCTATAAATTATGAAATAAAAATTGAAGAAATTCATCATAAAAAAAAAATAGATAGACCTAGTGGTACAGCTCTTTTTTTAGCAAAAAATATTATTAATAATAAAATGAAAAAAACATGGGTTTTAGATAAAAAAAAAACAAAAGATGAAATCTTAATTGTTTCAAAAAGATTTGATAAGGTACCAGGAATACATAGAGTTTTATACCAATCTAAAATAGAAAATATAGAAATTGAACATAAAGCTCATAACAGAGAAGGATTTGCAATAGGAGCTATTATTGCTGCAGAATGGATACAAAATAAAAAGGGAATTTTTTCTATGAAAGAAGTCTTAGGTATATAA
- a CDS encoding dihydroxy-acid dehydratase — translation METGVDSHHYDGIIIAIPGYDKNIPEVMIALLRLNRPSVIFYGGVFLMVLIMGKI, via the coding sequence ATAGAAACGGGAGTTGATTCACATCATTATGATGGAATTATAATAGCTATACCTGGATATGATAAAAATATTCCAGAAGTTATGATAGCTTTACTAAGATTGAATAGACCTTCTGTTATTTTTTATGGAGGAGTATTTCTTATGGTCCTTATAATGGGAAAAATTTAG
- a CDS encoding dihydroxy-acid dehydratase — MKKRINNFSRKMTKNLNLPYSHFMLYETGMDDSYFLKAQIGIVSNWYDGNPCNMHLDQLGKKIKSSIINKKNLIGFQFTTIGISDGITMETYGKIYYSLYSRELIEDRV, encoded by the coding sequence ATGAAAAAAAGAATTAACAATTTTAGCAGAAAAATGACAAAAAATCTCAATTTACCATATTCGCATTTTATGCTTTATGAAACAGGAATGGATGATTCTTATTTTTTAAAAGCTCAAATCGGAATAGTTAGTAATTGGTATGACGGAAATCCTTGTAACATGCATTTAGACCAACTAGGAAAAAAAATTAAATCCTCAATAATAAATAAAAAAAATTTAATAGGATTTCAATTTACAACTATTGGAATAAGTGATGGAATTACTATGGAAACTTATGGAAAGATATATTATTCACTCTATTCTAGAGAATTAATAGAGGATAGAGTATAG
- the mnmA gene encoding tRNA 2-thiouridine(34) synthase MnmA has product MKRVVVGLSGGVDSSVAALLLKKKGYEVIGLFMNNWDNSSININKCTWLEDSIYAMLVAKELKIPFQVVEMKKEYKESIINYMFNGYRYGKTPNPDILCNREIKFNVFLKIAIDLGADFIATGHYVNKEKIIKNNKIIYRLLIGKDSNKDQSYFLCQLTQYQLEKSLFPLGPFTKNQVRKIAERNKLCNAYKKDSQGLCFVGKINLSKFLQQEILPKKGEIININPKSSIYNKKNISFFSKEEELFFLSRKKKYKKSDGNLIGYHQGAPFFTKGQRKGISLGGYKKALFVIEKDIKKNIVYTGMGKNHPGLYKKSLFIQEKDIHWIREDFILLDGNKMEVFCRIRYRQPLQKALLYKTINGMFIEFETMQCAINEGQFAAWYLDKELIGSGVIS; this is encoded by the coding sequence ATGAAAAGAGTAGTAGTAGGACTTTCAGGGGGTGTTGATTCTAGCGTTGCGGCATTACTTCTTAAAAAGAAAGGTTATGAAGTAATCGGTTTATTTATGAATAATTGGGATAATTCTAGTATCAATATAAATAAATGTACTTGGTTGGAAGATAGTATTTATGCTATGTTAGTGGCTAAAGAATTGAAAATCCCTTTTCAAGTAGTGGAAATGAAAAAAGAATACAAAGAATCCATTATAAATTATATGTTTAACGGATATAGATATGGAAAAACACCTAATCCAGATATACTTTGTAACCGAGAAATAAAATTTAATGTTTTTTTGAAAATAGCCATTGATTTAGGAGCCGATTTTATTGCTACAGGTCATTATGTTAATAAAGAAAAAATTATAAAAAATAATAAAATTATCTATCGTCTTTTGATTGGAAAAGATTCTAATAAAGATCAATCATATTTTTTATGTCAATTAACACAATATCAATTAGAAAAATCTCTATTTCCATTAGGTCCATTTACAAAAAATCAAGTACGAAAAATAGCAGAAAGAAATAAATTGTGTAATGCATACAAAAAAGATTCTCAAGGATTATGTTTTGTTGGAAAAATTAATTTATCTAAATTTCTTCAACAAGAAATACTTCCTAAAAAAGGCGAAATTATTAATATTAATCCAAAATCCTCAATATATAATAAAAAAAATATCTCTTTTTTTTCAAAAGAAGAAGAATTATTTTTTTTATCCAGAAAAAAAAAATATAAAAAATCGGATGGTAATTTGATTGGATATCATCAAGGGGCACCCTTTTTTACAAAAGGACAACGTAAAGGAATTTCTTTAGGAGGATATAAAAAAGCACTTTTTGTTATTGAAAAAGATATTAAAAAAAATATTGTTTATACAGGAATGGGAAAAAACCATCCTGGGCTATATAAAAAATCTTTATTTATTCAGGAAAAAGATATTCATTGGATACGAGAAGATTTTATTCTTTTAGATGGAAATAAAATGGAGGTTTTTTGTAGAATTCGTTATAGACAACCATTGCAAAAAGCATTGTTATACAAAACAATAAACGGAATGTTCATAGAGTTTGAAACAATGCAATGTGCTATCAACGAAGGACAATTTGCTGCTTGGTATCTAGATAAAGAATTAATAGGTTCCGGAGTCATTTCATGA
- a CDS encoding DnaJ C-terminal domain-containing protein, giving the protein MMKKDYYEVLNISRNSSSEEIKKAYRKLAIKYHPDKNPDNKKNAEEKFKEAAEAYEVLSDPEKKQRYDKFGHSGVKGNTSGGSGMNMEDIFTNFGDIFADAFGEGFSSFGFGKSTRHKTIKGSDLRIRVKLTLEEIANGIEKKVKVKRLKVANGVKFKNCTPCNGTGQITRIANTILGRMQTTSQCNICSGTGKRIEKIPYGANKHGLIKEEELVNIQIPAGLTEGIQLKVSGKGNEAPFNGIPGDLIVLIEEISHPKLKREGNNLHYDLYISFPDAILGASKEIPTISGKARIKIDPGTQSGKTLRLKNKGLPNIEGYGYGSLFIHVNVWTPRKINEEQRIFFEKMRKNENFFPHPGNSEKSFFDRVREMFS; this is encoded by the coding sequence ATGATGAAAAAAGATTATTACGAAGTATTAAATATTTCTAGAAATTCTTCTTCAGAAGAAATTAAAAAAGCTTATAGAAAATTAGCAATTAAATATCATCCAGATAAAAATCCGGATAATAAAAAAAATGCAGAAGAAAAATTTAAAGAAGCGGCTGAAGCCTATGAAGTATTAAGCGATCCAGAAAAAAAACAACGTTATGATAAATTTGGTCATTCCGGTGTTAAAGGAAATACCTCTGGTGGATCAGGAATGAATATGGAAGATATTTTTACAAATTTCGGAGATATTTTTGCTGATGCATTTGGTGAAGGATTTTCTAGTTTTGGATTTGGAAAATCTACAAGACACAAAACTATTAAGGGAAGTGATCTTAGAATACGAGTAAAACTAACATTAGAAGAAATAGCTAATGGAATAGAAAAAAAAGTGAAAGTAAAAAGATTGAAAGTCGCTAATGGTGTAAAATTTAAAAATTGTACTCCTTGTAATGGGACTGGTCAAATAACACGTATAGCTAATACTATTTTAGGAAGAATGCAAACAACGTCTCAATGTAACATATGTTCTGGAACTGGAAAAAGGATTGAAAAGATTCCATATGGAGCCAATAAACATGGATTAATTAAAGAAGAAGAATTAGTGAATATACAAATCCCCGCAGGACTTACAGAAGGAATTCAACTAAAAGTCTCTGGAAAAGGGAATGAAGCTCCATTTAACGGAATTCCTGGAGATTTAATTGTATTGATTGAAGAAATCTCTCATCCTAAATTAAAAAGAGAAGGTAATAATCTTCATTATGATTTATACATATCATTTCCAGATGCTATATTAGGAGCTTCAAAAGAAATTCCTACTATTAGTGGAAAAGCTCGTATTAAAATAGACCCTGGAACACAATCAGGAAAAACTCTTAGATTAAAAAATAAGGGATTACCTAATATTGAAGGATACGGATATGGAAGTCTTTTCATTCATGTAAATGTTTGGACTCCTAGAAAAATTAATGAAGAACAAAGAATTTTTTTCGAAAAAATGAGAAAAAATGAAAATTTTTTTCCTCATCCTGGAAATTCAGAAAAATCTTTTTTTGATCGTGTTAGAGAAATGTTTTCATAA
- a CDS encoding nucleotide exchange factor GrpE: protein MNMNQKKTEKKDEIPSTSDLYKMEKSFLKEKIHDNPLKEIEILKEKLEKEKEKFLRIFAEFENYKKRIKKERFDLFRIVHQQIIIDLIPILDDFERGLKELKKSKDELIIQGISLIQGKLIKILKEKGLNKIQIKKGDDFNTDFHEAITQIPALTENLKGKVIEIIEAGYILQEKVIRHAKVITGK from the coding sequence ATGAATATGAATCAAAAAAAAACTGAAAAAAAGGATGAAATTCCATCTACGAGTGATCTATATAAAATGGAAAAATCTTTTTTAAAAGAAAAAATCCATGATAATCCATTAAAGGAAATAGAAATTCTAAAAGAAAAATTGGAAAAAGAAAAAGAGAAATTTTTACGTATTTTTGCAGAATTTGAAAATTATAAAAAACGTATTAAAAAAGAAAGATTTGATCTATTTAGAATTGTTCATCAACAAATTATTATAGATTTAATTCCAATTTTAGATGATTTTGAACGAGGACTTAAAGAACTTAAGAAGTCAAAAGACGAACTTATAATCCAAGGAATTTCTCTAATACAGGGAAAACTAATCAAAATTTTAAAAGAAAAAGGGTTGAATAAAATTCAAATTAAAAAAGGAGATGATTTTAATACAGATTTTCATGAGGCGATTACACAAATCCCAGCTTTGACAGAAAACTTAAAAGGGAAGGTAATAGAGATTATAGAAGCTGGATATATCCTTCAGGAAAAAGTCATACGACATGCTAAAGTCATTACCGGTAAATAA
- the trpS gene encoding tryptophan--tRNA ligase → MKNMLTGIQSTGIPHLGNILGVIIPSIDIANHSKYSSFIFVADLHSLIEMKDLETIRYNTYQITAAWLAFGLNTEKSLFYRQSDVSEVTELAWYLNCFFPYQRLTLAHSFKKKRENNEKINVGVFAYPILMAADILLYNAEIIPVGKDQLQHVEITRHIANRFNKRIGKKIFVLPEAFLKKETMSIPGTDGKKMSKSKRNWINIFSSDEILKKQIMSIHTDNKSLNEKKNPDKDSIMYLYRLLAPINRVEEMRKKYIKGGYGYLEAKIALYECIIKRFSVERKKFFSLIKKKSLLDRILSSGAKKAKHIACERLNNIRKTLKFNPS, encoded by the coding sequence ATGAAAAATATGTTAACAGGAATTCAAAGCACTGGAATTCCTCATTTAGGAAATATTTTAGGAGTTATAATTCCATCTATAGATATAGCTAATCATTCAAAATATTCTTCGTTTATATTTGTAGCAGATTTACATTCACTGATAGAAATGAAAGATCTAGAAACTATCCGTTATAATACTTATCAAATTACGGCAGCATGGTTAGCTTTTGGTTTAAATACAGAAAAAAGTCTATTTTATAGACAATCAGATGTTTCAGAAGTTACTGAACTAGCTTGGTATTTGAATTGTTTTTTCCCCTATCAAAGACTTACATTAGCTCATTCATTCAAAAAAAAAAGGGAAAATAATGAAAAAATTAATGTAGGTGTATTTGCTTATCCCATTTTAATGGCCGCTGATATATTACTGTATAATGCAGAAATAATTCCTGTAGGAAAAGATCAACTACAACATGTAGAAATAACACGTCACATAGCTAATCGTTTTAATAAACGAATAGGAAAAAAAATATTTGTATTACCTGAAGCCTTTCTTAAAAAAGAAACGATGTCTATTCCTGGTACAGATGGTAAAAAAATGAGTAAATCAAAAAGGAATTGGATTAATATATTTTCTTCAGACGAAATATTAAAAAAACAAATTATGAGTATTCATACAGATAATAAGTCTTTAAACGAAAAAAAAAATCCGGATAAAGATTCTATAATGTACTTATATAGATTACTAGCACCTATAAATAGAGTAGAAGAAATGAGAAAAAAATATATAAAGGGTGGATATGGATATTTAGAAGCTAAAATAGCCTTATATGAATGTATAATAAAAAGATTTTCAGTTGAAAGAAAAAAATTTTTTTCTTTAATAAAAAAGAAATCTTTATTAGATCGTATCCTTTCTTCAGGTGCTAAAAAAGCCAAACATATTGCTTGTGAAAGATTGAATAATATTAGAAAAACTTTGAAATTTAATCCTTCATGA
- the atpG gene encoding ATP synthase F1 subunit gamma, producing the protein MSNSKEIKNRILSIASIIKITEAMKMISIVKLRKSKESLLHFKKYSKHIEQLFQNILFSFHENTDILKKNNYFFSSKKNKLFLVITSNRGLCGSFNSLIFDKIHEIIQKKEDSLKNGCIFFSIGKKGFDYFLSKKYTLYDYNKNLLNNFSDIYLFVQKIIEDFLSKKISSIYLIYNHLKNSLFQKVIVEQIFPISIPTFRKKKLSEYEYSILEPSNIEILDHLIPKLISVKIFKSLLESYTSEHTARMISMHKATENANDIKRNLMLNYNKERQTNITKEILEIISGLEALI; encoded by the coding sequence ATGTCCAATTCAAAAGAAATAAAAAATAGAATTTTATCTATAGCTTCTATTATAAAAATCACAGAAGCTATGAAAATGATTTCTATCGTAAAATTACGAAAATCAAAAGAATCTCTTTTGCATTTCAAAAAATATTCAAAACATATAGAACAGTTATTTCAAAACATTTTATTTTCATTCCATGAAAATACAGATATTTTAAAAAAAAACAATTATTTTTTTTCCTCCAAAAAAAATAAATTGTTTCTCGTAATTACTTCTAACCGTGGATTATGTGGATCATTCAATTCCTTAATTTTTGATAAAATTCATGAAATAATTCAAAAAAAAGAGGATTCATTAAAGAATGGATGTATTTTTTTTTCTATTGGAAAGAAAGGTTTTGATTACTTTTTATCAAAAAAATATACTTTGTATGATTACAATAAAAATCTTCTAAATAATTTTTCTGATATATATTTGTTTGTCCAAAAAATTATTGAAGATTTTTTATCTAAAAAAATTTCTTCTATATACTTAATATATAATCATCTAAAAAATTCTTTATTTCAAAAAGTCATTGTTGAACAGATTTTTCCAATTTCTATTCCTACTTTTAGAAAAAAAAAATTATCAGAATATGAATATTCTATCTTAGAACCATCTAATATTGAAATTTTAGATCATCTTATTCCAAAACTTATTAGCGTAAAAATATTTAAAAGTTTATTGGAATCATATACTTCAGAACATACTGCAAGAATGATATCTATGCATAAAGCTACAGAAAATGCTAATGATATTAAAAGAAATCTTATGTTGAATTATAACAAAGAAAGACAAACTAACATTACTAAGGAAATACTTGAAATCATTAGTGGATTAGAAGCCTTAATCTAA
- the atpA gene encoding F0F1 ATP synthase subunit alpha — protein MSDLKYSEISSILKKQISDFQYESKLSEYGIIVQIGDGIARSFGLNSAFCGELVEFHTGIKGIVLNLEEDYVSIVLLNHSNDIKEGDIVTRTGKTFSIKVGEGMLGRVIDLLGTPIDGKGPIEGPLFEMPLERKAPGVIYREPVKEPLQTGIKFIDSMIPIGRGQRELIIGDRQTGKTTIAIDTIINQKEFFETEKPVYCIYVAICQKGSTIARIAKVLEEKGAMPYTIIMASKASDPASIQVFSPFSGTAIGEYFRDTGRSSLVVYDDLSKQAVSYREISLLLRRSPGREAYPGDVFYLHSRLLERSAKIIQDQKIAKQMNDIPESIKEHVKGGGSLTALPIIETQSGDVSSYIPTNVISITDGQIFLEKNLFHSGVRPAINESISVSRVGGSAQIKSMRKISGTLKLDQAQFRELESFSQFGSELDPTTMNIIQKGKRNIEILKQAPHNPYNISDQIAIIYAGTKNLLKDIPIEKISFFEREYLFYLNEKHKDLLTSLKNGFFDEKLASILENVVIELSEKYLSS, from the coding sequence ATGTCCGATTTAAAATATTCTGAAATATCATCCATTCTTAAAAAACAAATATCTGATTTTCAATATGAATCAAAATTATCTGAATATGGAATTATTGTTCAAATAGGAGATGGAATCGCTAGATCTTTTGGTTTGAACTCGGCCTTTTGTGGAGAATTAGTAGAATTTCATACTGGAATAAAAGGAATTGTATTGAATTTAGAAGAAGACTATGTGAGCATAGTATTGCTAAACCACTCGAATGATATAAAAGAAGGGGATATAGTTACACGTACAGGAAAAACTTTTTCTATAAAAGTGGGAGAAGGAATGCTAGGCCGTGTAATAGATCTATTAGGAACTCCTATCGATGGTAAGGGACCAATAGAAGGACCCCTATTTGAAATGCCATTAGAAAGAAAAGCACCAGGTGTTATTTATAGAGAACCTGTAAAAGAACCTCTTCAAACAGGTATAAAATTTATAGATAGTATGATTCCTATAGGAAGAGGACAAAGAGAATTAATCATTGGAGATAGACAAACTGGAAAAACGACTATAGCTATTGATACCATCATTAATCAAAAAGAATTTTTTGAAACGGAAAAACCCGTTTATTGTATTTATGTCGCTATATGCCAAAAAGGATCTACAATAGCTAGAATAGCAAAAGTTCTAGAAGAAAAAGGCGCCATGCCTTATACTATTATAATGGCTTCTAAAGCTTCTGATCCAGCCTCTATACAAGTTTTTTCTCCTTTTTCTGGTACTGCTATTGGGGAATACTTTCGTGATACAGGACGTTCTTCTTTAGTAGTGTATGATGATCTATCCAAACAAGCTGTTTCTTATAGAGAAATATCTTTGTTATTACGACGGTCTCCCGGTAGAGAAGCATATCCAGGAGATGTCTTTTATTTGCATTCTCGTTTATTAGAACGTTCTGCTAAAATTATACAAGATCAAAAGATAGCTAAACAGATGAACGATATTCCAGAATCCATTAAAGAACATGTAAAGGGTGGGGGGTCTTTAACCGCACTTCCTATTATTGAAACTCAATCTGGAGATGTATCATCTTATATTCCAACTAATGTCATTTCTATAACAGATGGACAGATTTTTTTAGAAAAAAATCTATTTCATTCTGGAGTACGTCCTGCTATTAATGAAAGTATTTCCGTTTCCCGTGTAGGAGGATCTGCTCAAATTAAATCTATGAGAAAAATATCTGGAACTCTAAAATTAGATCAAGCTCAATTCCGAGAATTAGAATCTTTTTCTCAGTTTGGATCTGAATTAGATCCTACAACTATGAACATTATACAAAAAGGGAAAAGAAATATAGAAATATTAAAACAGGCCCCTCATAATCCATATAATATTTCCGATCAAATTGCTATTATTTATGCTGGGACCAAAAACCTTTTAAAAGACATTCCTATTGAAAAAATTTCATTTTTTGAAAGAGAATATCTTTTTTATTTAAATGAGAAACACAAAGATTTATTGACTTCTTTAAAAAATGGTTTTTTTGATGAAAAATTAGCTTCTATATTAGAAAATGTGGTAATTGAATTAAGTGAAAAATATCTATCATCTTAA
- the atpH gene encoding ATP synthase F1 subunit delta has translation MFSKRRVIKHYAMVLFESSMKNHNMDSIYQNIKKISFLLSKNVELNKFFHSSLLNSERKIQILEKIFYSFDIFLFHFIKILIIRNREPLLKKIFLEYQKIYKEKKGFLKCIITSFIPLSIDIQKMIIHKILSSEESRTQKYHIINKIDKSIIGGFFLRIGYKEWDLSVKKQLLSIQKTFKNLI, from the coding sequence ATGTTTTCGAAAAGAAGAGTAATTAAACATTATGCTATGGTACTTTTTGAAAGTTCTATGAAAAACCATAACATGGATTCTATTTATCAAAATATAAAAAAAATATCTTTTCTATTATCTAAAAATGTAGAGTTAAATAAATTTTTTCATTCTTCTTTATTAAATTCAGAAAGAAAAATACAAATTTTAGAAAAAATTTTCTATTCTTTTGATATTTTTCTTTTTCATTTTATAAAAATTTTAATTATCCGGAATAGAGAACCTCTTTTAAAAAAAATTTTTTTGGAATACCAAAAAATATATAAAGAAAAAAAAGGATTCTTGAAATGCATTATTACTTCTTTCATCCCTTTAAGTATAGATATTCAAAAAATGATAATACATAAAATTCTTTCTTCAGAAGAATCAAGAACTCAAAAATATCACATCATTAATAAAATTGATAAATCCATTATTGGAGGATTTTTTCTTCGAATAGGATATAAAGAATGGGATTTAAGTGTGAAAAAACAATTATTAAGTATTCAAAAAACATTCAAAAATTTAATATAA
- the atpF gene encoding F0F1 ATP synthase subunit B — protein MDLITPSIGLIVWQTIIFVILILFLSKYAWKPIIKFIDQREEKIRISIEKANQIQKELDFVEKKKNKILKETRIKRDIILKEALKIKENIKSKAIEEGFLEKKKILKETKKIIQIEKKAAIQDLKNQIGNISIKIAEKILKKELDQNQKTEKQEKFIKEWLNKLN, from the coding sequence ATGGATTTGATAACTCCTTCTATTGGATTAATTGTTTGGCAAACAATAATATTTGTGATATTGATACTATTCCTTTCTAAATATGCTTGGAAACCAATAATAAAATTCATTGATCAAAGAGAAGAAAAAATTCGAATTTCCATAGAAAAAGCTAATCAAATTCAAAAAGAATTGGATTTTGTAGAAAAGAAAAAAAATAAAATCTTGAAAGAAACTCGTATAAAAAGAGATATTATTTTGAAAGAAGCCCTTAAAATTAAAGAAAATATTAAATCTAAAGCGATAGAAGAAGGTTTTCTAGAGAAAAAAAAAATATTAAAAGAAACAAAAAAAATTATACAAATAGAAAAAAAAGCTGCTATTCAAGATTTGAAAAATCAAATAGGAAATATTTCCATAAAAATTGCTGAAAAAATATTAAAAAAAGAGTTGGATCAAAATCAAAAAACGGAAAAACAAGAGAAATTTATAAAAGAATGGCTAAATAAATTAAACTAA
- the atpE gene encoding ATP synthase F0 subunit C translates to MDIDLTYSGLAALGAGLAVIGASLGIGKIGSSAMDAIARQPEASGKIQNSMIIASALIEGAALFGIVTALLAVFK, encoded by the coding sequence ATGGATATAGATTTAACTTACTCAGGTTTAGCTGCTTTAGGAGCTGGTCTCGCTGTGATAGGAGCTAGTTTAGGTATTGGTAAAATTGGAAGTTCAGCTATGGATGCTATTGCTAGACAACCTGAAGCTTCAGGAAAAATACAAAATTCAATGATTATTGCTTCAGCTCTTATTGAAGGGGCTGCCCTTTTTGGAATAGTAACTGCTTTATTAGCTGTGTTTAAATAG